The proteins below are encoded in one region of Apium graveolens cultivar Ventura chromosome 4, ASM990537v1, whole genome shotgun sequence:
- the LOC141720085 gene encoding agamous-like MADS-box protein AGL80: MTRKKVKLAFISNDASRKATFKKRKKGLMKKVGELSTLCGIDACAIIYSQYEQEGVQRVLAQFKRMPEMEQSKKMVNQESFMRQRIAKANEQLKKQCKDNREKEMIEVMYQCLTGKIGLQNLMIPDLNDLGWLIDHKLKEIYKRIDQISATKKKNTTTGKVGSGSGSGSGSGSAAAMLKGKGVANCVDGTEEKAIEGEMEAMQQQQQQQQQKPPWFSDWINSNSGNSSTDQMQNQQQHCQNLGFSRGEETMMPYGDAQNGGMWSSAFFP, translated from the coding sequence ATGACAAGAAAGAAGGTGAAGTTAGCATTCATCAGTAATGATGCTTCTCGAAAAGCGACATTCAAGAAAAGGAAGAAGGGGCTGATGAagaaggttggagagttgagtacCTTATGTGGTATTGATGCTTGTGCTATCATTTATAGTCAGTATGAGCAAGAAGGTGTTCAGCGTGTGTTGGCTCAGTTTAAGCGAATGCCGGAGATGGAGCAGAGCAAGAAGATGGTTAATCAGGAGAGTTTTATGCGACAGAGGATTGCGAAAGCTAATGAGCAGTTGAAGAAACAGTGTAAGGATAATAGGGAGAAGGAAATGATTGAGGTTATGTATCAGTGTTTGACGGGGAAAATTGGTTTACAAAATTTGATGATCCCGGATTTGAATGATCTTGGTTGGCTTATTGATCACAAGTTGAAGGAGATTTATAAAAGAATTGATCAGATATCGGCTACTAAGAAAAAGAATACTACTACTGGGAAAGTTGGCAGTGGCTCTGGATCTGGCAGTGGCTCGGGATCAGCTGCTGCAATGTTGAAAGGTAAAGGAGTGGCTAATTGTGTTGATGGAACGGAAGAAAAGGCTATAGAGGGCGAGATGGAAGcaatgcagcagcagcagcagcagcagcagcagaaACCGCCTTGGTTTAGCGACTGGATCAACAGCAATAGTGGGAACAGCAGTACTGATCAGATGCAGAACCAGCAGCAACACTGCCAGAATTTGGGATTTAGTCGCGGTGAGGAGACGATGATGCCTTATGGAGATGCGCAGAATGGTGGCATGTGGTCAAGTGCATTTTTTCCATAG
- the LOC141720086 gene encoding uncharacterized protein LOC141720086, protein MLQTFRDDGWNELIVDISKFFEKFEIDVPDMDAISMPRGRSREFDQIRLLSLEDHLSSYIVDMRSNVDFQNLKGIHDLAQKMLQKHKDIGFPWVYMLIKLSLILPVATATVERGFSSIKLVKTTLRNRMGDSWLNDCLITYIERDIFQTIENEEIMKRFQSMKDRPMIL, encoded by the exons ATGTTACAAACATTCAGAGATGATGGATGGAATGAGTTAATTGTTGATATTTCCAAATTCTTTGAAAAGTTTGAGATCGATGTCCCAGATATGGATGCTATCTCTATGCCTCGTGGAAGATCAAGAG aatttgatcaaATTCGTCTTCTATCACTTGAAGACCATCTTTCTAGCTATATAGTTGACATGAGAAGTAATgttgattttcaaaatttgaagGGCATCCATGATCTTGCTCAAAAAATGCTTCAAAAACACAAAGATATTGGATTTCCTTGGGTTTATATGTTGATAAAATTGTCACTAATTCTACCGGTTGCAACTGCAACAGTTGAGAGAGGATTTTCGTCAATTAAACTTGTTAAAACTACGCTTCGGAATAGAATGGGAGATAGTTGGTtgaatgattgtttgataacATATATTGAGAGAGATATTTTTCAAACAATTGAAAATGAAGAAATTATGAAACGATTTCAGAGTATGAAAGATAGGCCGATGATCTTGTAA
- the LOC141720087 gene encoding uncharacterized protein LOC141720087, which yields MNRHISGLKSLIQAENASAFYVHCFAHQLQLTLVAVSKKHDKICSFFDHLTSLVNFVGASCKRKELVRVKQIEKLAEEISQGNRMTGKDLNQEAVLKRPGDTRWGSHYHTILSVISLFSPALDVLEEIKDMPSFHENKGEIYRLIDAMNDFEFIFLLHLMRKVLGITNDLSQALQRKDQDLANAYVW from the coding sequence ATGAACAGACATATTAGTGGGCTAAAAAGTTTAATACAAGCAGAAAATGCATCTGCCTTTTATGTGCATTGCTTTGCTCATCAACTGCAGCTCACACTTGTTGCAGTTTCAAAAAAGCATGATAAAATTTGCTCATTTTTTGACCATCTAACATCTTTGGTGAATTTTGTTGGGGCTTCTTGCAAGAGAAAAGAATTAGTCCGCGTGAAACAAATAGAAAAGTTAGCTGAAGAAATATCCCAAGGCAATCGAATGACTGGTAAAGACTTGAATCAAGAGGCAGTTCTTAAACGTCCAGGAGATACAAGATGGGGTTCGCATTATCATACAATTCTAAGTGTGATTTCTTTATTTTCACCGGCACTTGATGTGCTTGAAGAAATAAAAGACATGCCTTCCTTTCATGAAAATAAAGGAGAGATTTATAGACTTATTGATGCAATGAATGACTTTGAGTTTATTTTTCTATTGCATTTGATGAGAAAAGTTTTAGGAATCACAAATGACTTATCACAAGCACTACAAAGAAAAGACCAGGATCTTGCTAATGCTTATGTTTGGTAA
- the LOC141720089 gene encoding agamous-like MADS-box protein AGL80, with protein sequence MTRKKVKLAFISNDASRKATFKKRKKGLMKKVGELSTLCGIDACAIIYSQYEPQPEVWPNTEGVQRVLAQFKRMPEMEQSKKMVNQESFMRQRIAKANEQLKKQCKDNREKEMIEVMYQCLTGKIGLQNLMIPDLNDLGWLIDHKLKEIYKRIDQISATKKKNTTTGKVGSGSGSGCGSGSAAAMLKGKGVANCVDGTEEKALEGEMEAMQQQQQQRPPWFSDWINSNSGNSSTDQMQNQQQHCQNLGFSRGEETMMPYGDAQNGGMWSSAFFP encoded by the coding sequence ATGACAAGAAAGAAGGTGAAGTTAGCATTCATCAGTAATGATGCTTCTCGAAAAGCGACATTCAAGAAAAGGAAGAAGGGGCTGATGAagaaggttggagagttgagtacCTTATGTGGTATTGATGCTTGTGCTATCATTTATAGTCAGTATGAGCCCCAACCTGAAGTGTGGCCTAATACAGAAGGTGTTCAGCGTGTGTTGGCTCAGTTTAAGCGAATGCCGGAGATGGAGCAGAGCAAGAAGATGGTTAATCAGGAGAGTTTTATGCGACAGAGGATTGCGAAAGCTAATGAGCAGTTGAAGAAACAGTGTAAGGATAATAGGGAGAAGGAAATGATTGAGGTTATGTATCAGTGTTTGACGGGGAAAATTGGTTTACAAAATTTGATGATCCCGGATTTGAATGATCTTGGTTGGCTTATTGATCACAAGTTGAAGGAGATTTATAAAAGAATTGATCAGATATCGGCTACTAAGAAAAAGAATACTACTACTGGGAAAGTTGGCTCTGGCTCTGGATCTGGCTGTGGCTCGGGATCAGCTGCTGCAATGTTGAAAGGTAAAGGAGTGGCTAATTGTGTTGATGGAACGGAAGAAAAGGCTTTAGAGGGCGAGATGGAAGcaatgcagcagcagcagcagcagagACCGCCTTGGTTTAGCGACTGGATCAACAGCAATAGTGGGAACAGCAGTACTGATCAGATGCAAAACCAGCAGCAACACTGCCAGAATTTGGGATTTAGTCGCGGTGAGGAGACGATGATGCCTTATGGAGATGCGCAGAATGGTGGCATGTGGTCAAGTGCATTCTTTCCATAG
- the LOC141717313 gene encoding uncharacterized protein LOC141717313 isoform X1 has translation MPLSKKSKAAVAAISVTNKQRDVCIKSPLDHWSFLDEIEAPMWVDLNFEVTGTLHENDDEWFLMTHQFHQCSSRQLISAFSHPGEVCINSVSGRQEPCSPKLPSSVSKSRGKHYKRIVWPQSKCTIANKQHPVKSISSKLSAGVDCENNITETAGSSTSTMTTGFRHRKTFSGATVSREGENNSISTITSESTTRNEKSLEVAKQVSDQPSKLLSSLRTSLRKSCGTRPAARTDINRVRRSVGTKSSSSKSSVSSSSHPGHDVNNMTSRGKLHYEKTPDSRNAMGIYQAPKNILKGPNLSKASPVQKIRCGPQQKIDVRKSINQENSKAKVESRPVRPKVLLPQRILGSDISFATKTKGKVQVSEQRKRCPGAGKENGLETMTTRKNSLARGNVSEVKVQVLKSTKERNPVKKDVGKHACVKKNASCRSGQGTSAGMVQKLYLR, from the exons ATGCCGCTCTCCAAGAAATCAAAAGCAGCAGTAGCAGCTATATCTGTTACAAATAAGCAACGAGATGTATGTATTAAATCTCCTTTGGATCACTGGTCTTTTCtg GATGAAATTGAAGCTCCAATGTGGGTAGATCTTAACTTTGAAGTTACAGGGACTTTGCATGAAAA TGATGATGAATGGTTCCTGATGACACACCA GTTCCACCAATGTTCTTCACGCCAGTTAATCTCTGCATTTTCTCATCCCGGCGAGGTTTGCATAAACTCTGTATCTGGAAGACAAGAaccttgttcaccaaagctacCATCTTCAGTCTCAAAGTCAAGAGGAAAGCATTACAAACGTATAGTATGGCCACAGAGCAAGTGCACAATTGCAAATAAGCAGCATCCAGTGAAGAGCATAAGCAGTAAATTGTCAG CAGGTGTAGATTGTGAAAACAATATAACTGAAACTGCTGGATCAAGTACATCCACAATGACTACAGGTTTTCGTCACAGGAAAACTTTTTCAGGTGCTACCGTTTCTAGGGAAggtgaaaataattcaataagcACCATTACATCTGAAAGCACCACGCGCAATGAGAAATCACTTGAAGTAGCTAAACAAGTCAGTGACCAACCAAGTAAACTCTTGTCTTCTCTAAGGACTAGTCTTAGAAAAAGTTGTGGTACAAGACCAGCGGCAAGGACAGATATTAACAGAGTGAGAAGGTCTGTGGGCACCAAATCTTCCTCAAGTAAATCTAGTGTAAGTTCCTCTTCACACCCTGGTCATGATGTTAATAACATGACATCTAGAGGAAAACTGCATTATGAGAAGACTCCAGATAGTAGAAATGCTATGGGAATCTACCAAGCTCCAAAGAACATATTGAAAGGTCCAAACCTGTCAAAAGCGTCTCCAGTTCAGAAAATACGTTGCGGTCCTCAACAGAAGATTGATGTTCGGAAGTCCATCAACCAAGAAAATTCAAAAGCAAAG GTTGAAAGTCGTCCTGTACGTCCAAAAGTTTTATTGCCTCAGAGGATACTTGGATCAGATATCTCCTTTGCTACTAAAACTAAGGGCAAAGTTCAAGTCAGTGAGCAACGTAAGAGATGTCCCGGTGCTGGTAAAGAAAATGGTTTAGAAACAATGACAACAAGAAAGAATTCATTGGCAAGAGGGAACGTATCCGAAGTCAAGGTGCAGGTTCTAAAATCAACAAAGGAAAGAAATCCAGTAAAGAAAGATGTTGGAAAACATGCTTGCGTGAAG AAGAATGCCAGTTGTCGAAGTGGTCAAGGAACATCTGCAGGCATGGTTCAGAAGCTTTACTTGCGGTAG
- the LOC141717313 gene encoding uncharacterized protein LOC141717313 isoform X2 has protein sequence MPLSKKSKAAVAAISVTNKQRDVCIKSPLDHWSFLDEIEAPMWVDLNFEVTGTLHENDDEWFLMTHQFHQCSSRQLISAFSHPGEVCINSVSGRQEPCSPKLPSSVSKSRGKHYKRIVWPQSKCTIANKQHPVKSISSKLSGVDCENNITETAGSSTSTMTTGFRHRKTFSGATVSREGENNSISTITSESTTRNEKSLEVAKQVSDQPSKLLSSLRTSLRKSCGTRPAARTDINRVRRSVGTKSSSSKSSVSSSSHPGHDVNNMTSRGKLHYEKTPDSRNAMGIYQAPKNILKGPNLSKASPVQKIRCGPQQKIDVRKSINQENSKAKVESRPVRPKVLLPQRILGSDISFATKTKGKVQVSEQRKRCPGAGKENGLETMTTRKNSLARGNVSEVKVQVLKSTKERNPVKKDVGKHACVKKNASCRSGQGTSAGMVQKLYLR, from the exons ATGCCGCTCTCCAAGAAATCAAAAGCAGCAGTAGCAGCTATATCTGTTACAAATAAGCAACGAGATGTATGTATTAAATCTCCTTTGGATCACTGGTCTTTTCtg GATGAAATTGAAGCTCCAATGTGGGTAGATCTTAACTTTGAAGTTACAGGGACTTTGCATGAAAA TGATGATGAATGGTTCCTGATGACACACCA GTTCCACCAATGTTCTTCACGCCAGTTAATCTCTGCATTTTCTCATCCCGGCGAGGTTTGCATAAACTCTGTATCTGGAAGACAAGAaccttgttcaccaaagctacCATCTTCAGTCTCAAAGTCAAGAGGAAAGCATTACAAACGTATAGTATGGCCACAGAGCAAGTGCACAATTGCAAATAAGCAGCATCCAGTGAAGAGCATAAGCAGTAAATTGTCAG GTGTAGATTGTGAAAACAATATAACTGAAACTGCTGGATCAAGTACATCCACAATGACTACAGGTTTTCGTCACAGGAAAACTTTTTCAGGTGCTACCGTTTCTAGGGAAggtgaaaataattcaataagcACCATTACATCTGAAAGCACCACGCGCAATGAGAAATCACTTGAAGTAGCTAAACAAGTCAGTGACCAACCAAGTAAACTCTTGTCTTCTCTAAGGACTAGTCTTAGAAAAAGTTGTGGTACAAGACCAGCGGCAAGGACAGATATTAACAGAGTGAGAAGGTCTGTGGGCACCAAATCTTCCTCAAGTAAATCTAGTGTAAGTTCCTCTTCACACCCTGGTCATGATGTTAATAACATGACATCTAGAGGAAAACTGCATTATGAGAAGACTCCAGATAGTAGAAATGCTATGGGAATCTACCAAGCTCCAAAGAACATATTGAAAGGTCCAAACCTGTCAAAAGCGTCTCCAGTTCAGAAAATACGTTGCGGTCCTCAACAGAAGATTGATGTTCGGAAGTCCATCAACCAAGAAAATTCAAAAGCAAAG GTTGAAAGTCGTCCTGTACGTCCAAAAGTTTTATTGCCTCAGAGGATACTTGGATCAGATATCTCCTTTGCTACTAAAACTAAGGGCAAAGTTCAAGTCAGTGAGCAACGTAAGAGATGTCCCGGTGCTGGTAAAGAAAATGGTTTAGAAACAATGACAACAAGAAAGAATTCATTGGCAAGAGGGAACGTATCCGAAGTCAAGGTGCAGGTTCTAAAATCAACAAAGGAAAGAAATCCAGTAAAGAAAGATGTTGGAAAACATGCTTGCGTGAAG AAGAATGCCAGTTGTCGAAGTGGTCAAGGAACATCTGCAGGCATGGTTCAGAAGCTTTACTTGCGGTAG